From Chaetodon auriga isolate fChaAug3 chromosome 10, fChaAug3.hap1, whole genome shotgun sequence, a single genomic window includes:
- the tmem81 gene encoding transmembrane protein 81: MQHVTASLLLHLLLLLLLHPLSSVHLEEADEAPLEVIVDSSSCSATCGLGVKTQTLCLLKDGKTAMEEAVSSTDGAEVSEECRVRKVKCVESWQCGLRTMTVTSGQTVDIDCLGEVMEAMGRFSWRVSWRYARGIITSDDSLFSRWDAPLLDRVVLDPVREEDAGTYRCDVQDATFRRVKRVCWGIRVLPVGVLNLDYQSSLAQWDSTANQQNQTLSDQHDHWTLLLNTVLISFSLAGVAAGLILLGLCCIVTRRELRLFKTVDF, translated from the exons atgcaacatgtgACCGCCAGCttactcctccacctcctcctcctcctcctcctccatcctctgtccTCAGTTCACCTGGAGGAGGCGGATGAAGCGCCGCTGGAGGTCATTGTTgacagctcctcctgcagcgcCACCTGTGGGCTGGGTGTGAAAACTCAAactctgtgtttgctgaaagACGGAAAGACAGCGATGGAAGAAGCCGTGAGCAGCACAGATGGAGCAGAG GTGTCAGAGGAGTGTCGAGTCCGTAAGGTGAAGTGTGTGGAGTCGTGGCAGTGTGGCCTCAGGACGATGACTGTGACTTCAGGACAGACGGTGGACATCGACTGTCTGGGAGAAGTCATGGAGGCGATGGGGAGGTTCTCATGGAG GGTGTCTTGGCGTTACGCCCGAGGAATAATCACCTCTGACGACTCCCTGTTCTCCCGCTGGGACGCTCCTCTGCTGGACCGAGTGGTCCTGGACCCCGTCAGGGAGGAGGACGCAG GCACTTATCGCTGTGACGTGCAGGATGCCACCTTCCGCAGGGTGAAGAGGGTTTGCTGGGGGATCCGGGTTTTGCCCGTCGGGGTTCTCAATCTGGACTACCAAAGCTCTCTGGCCCAGTGGGACTCTACTGCAAACCAGCAGAACCAGACCTTGTCAGACCAGCATGACCACTGGACACTTCTTCTTAACACA GTGCTGATCAGCTTCAGCCTCGCAGGCGTCGCTGCTGGACTCATCCTGCTGGGCCTCTGCTGCATCGTGACGAGGAGAGAGCTCAGGCTTTTTAAAACCGTTGATTTCTGA